Below is a genomic region from Rosa chinensis cultivar Old Blush chromosome 5, RchiOBHm-V2, whole genome shotgun sequence.
AAGCGGGACTTTCGATACGAGGGCGGTTGTGACGAGAGTCACAACGACGCTTGGTTGATGCAAGAGTTTCAGCTTGATGATGATTCGGATTTGGTACTGTGCTCTCTgagaaaaaaccctagaaagGGGAGCAATACCAGAGTAGTTAATGATAAAAAGAGAAAGAGCATTCCACAACCCAGAAAGCCAAAATCTAAAAGGCAGAAAAAGGAAGGGACTTGTCATCAGGAACAAGGCAGCAGCAGTACTGTTCATCCCAATTACGAGTTGCCCTATCCACAAATGGATGTTCATCCCAATTACGAGTTGCCCTATCCACAAATGGATGATCTAGATTTTTATTTGCCTGAGATTTATCCAGATCTGTTTGTTGATGATGGGCGTGATTTATTTACTATGGATGACTTGCTTGGAGAAACCCCAGTT
It encodes:
- the LOC112203870 gene encoding NAC domain-containing protein JA2L-like, whose amino-acid sequence is MAILSNKLPVGVRFLPTDQELLDYYLRTRIAMGDQFRTDFVADCPHFYGDKEPWVVWQIYGGGESKKVEDENTLYFFTHRRRLSPTAKRFDRKVGSGTWSGQYSREVEDDGVVIGLKRDFRYEGGCDESHNDAWLMQEFQLDDDSDLVLCSLRKNPRKGSNTRVVNDKKRKSIPQPRKPKSKRQKKEGTCHQEQGSSSTVHPNYELPYPQMDVHPNYELPYPQMDDLDFYLPEIYPDLFVDDGRDLFTMDDLLGETPVWEEGNNFNLGEEGNNFNLVTGVPLL